The following coding sequences are from one Arachis hypogaea cultivar Tifrunner chromosome 7, arahy.Tifrunner.gnm2.J5K5, whole genome shotgun sequence window:
- the LOC112702997 gene encoding YTH domain-containing protein ECT2 isoform X2 has protein sequence MITGYGGFFGEPDNQGYYVGADAVDLQYPVVPADNGSYAYLMPGFQTGYSSYFPLNTAGVDGQYVGHQVYPPGSIFQQPIGSPGYFSSSLPYGEFLPSTYSWDLSSTTQDRSQGDGRNEFSGKPNGRTNLSTQNHAGGIVSKSPHAANLTNQLEAKGSTPSLDVLSTHVKPKQVNKAPFSALHSETMAKGCLPVIKFPTYNQGKSGYLYPNNLLNVKASTKSWVSTDKLKLRSKVNGSLNEQNQGPRTTNVKGSSVSVGAGSGNASSKIRIDLYNSPEFVTKYDHALFFVIKSYSEDDVHKSIKYNVWASTPNGNKRLDGAFQDAQKRMEEKASKCPVFLFFSVNASGQFCGVAEMTGRVDFNKSMDFWQQDKWNGYFPVKWHIIKDVPNPQLRHIILENNDHKPVTNSRDTQEVSFAQGIEILNIFKNYIARTSILDDFEFYESRQKVMQEKKMRQSVPHANMQHVDELTTTLESLDISNVKNSNMMEDPKLVEKVKD, from the exons ATGATCACAGGTTATGGTGGTTTCTTTGGAGAGCCAGATAATCAAGGATACTATGTTGGTGCTGATGCAGTTGATCTTCAGTATCCT gttGTGCCAGCAGATAATGGATCTTATGCCTATCTCATGCCAGGATTTCAGACTGGCTACTCTTCATATTTTCCTCTGAATACAGCTGGCGTCGACGGGCAGTATGTTGGCCATCAAGTGTATCCCCCTGGCTCCATATTCCAACAACCAATTGGTTCACCTGGGTACTTCTCGTCTTCTCTACCTTATGGGGAGTTTCTGCCGTCAACATATTCGTGGGATTTGTCGTCAACCACACAAGATCGGTCACAAGGTGATGGCCGTAATGAGTTCTCCGGGAAACCAAATGGTAGAACAAATTTGTCTACACAGAATCATGCGGGTGGTATAGTGTCAAAGTCCCCACATGCAGCTAACTTAACCAATCAATTGGAAGCAAAGGGTTCAACCCCATCGTTGGATGTCTTGTCAACTCATGTTAAGCCAAAACAAGTTAACAAG GCACCGTTTTCGGCCCTCCATTCAGAAACAATGGCAAAGGGTTGTTTGCCTGTCATCAAATTTCCAACATACAATCAAGGGAAGAGTGGATACCTCTATCCGAATAACTTGCTTAACGTGAAAGCATCTACAAAGAGTTGGGTTAGTACTGACAAGTTAAAACTGCGGAGCAAGGTTAATGGTTCGCTCAATGAGCAAAATCAGGGTCCTAGAACGACTAATGTGAAAGGTTCATCTGTATCTGTGGGAGCTGGGAGTGGAAATGCTAGTAGCAAAATCAGGATAGATCTATATAACAGTCCTGAATTTGTGACCAAATATGATCATGCACTTTTCTTCGTCATCAAATCGTACAGCGAAGATGATGTCCATAAGAGCATCAAGTACAATGTGTGGGCAAGTACTCCTAACGGGAATAAGAGGTTGGATGGTGCATTTCAGGATGCACAAAAGCGGATGGAAGAGAAAGCAAGCAAGTGCCCCGTATTCCTTTTCTTTTCG GTCAATGCCAGTGGTCAATTTTGTGGAGTAGCCGAGATGACCGGGCGAGTTGATTTCAATAAAAGTATGGATTTCTGGCAACAAGACAAATGGAATGGATACTTCCCTGTCAAATGGCACATCATAAAGGATGTTCCAAATCCTCAGCTACGACATATAATCCTAGAGAATAACGATCATAAGCCAGTAACAAATAGTCGAGACACACAAGAG GTGAGTTTTGCGCAAGGTATCGAAATTCTCAACATCTTTAAGAACTATATAGCAAGAACATCCATATTGGACGACTTTGAATTCTATGAGAGCCGCCAGAAGGTCATGCAGGAAAAGAAAATGAGGCAGTCTGTGCCCCACGCCAACATGCAG CATGTAGATGAATTAACAACTACACTTGAGTCATTAGACATATCAAATGTGAAGAACAGCAACATGATGGAGGATCCGAAGTTGGTTGAGAAAGTGAAAGACTGA
- the LOC112702997 gene encoding uncharacterized protein isoform X1 encodes MAAQLQKPADELVRKKPHGDSSTVELNNSKMVPSKGGSSPSDARSCVSSVGDASGSGKEGDVDHEYLAMDQSVPFPGGGYYGYYYPGYGGFFGEPDNQGYYVGADAVDLQYPVVPADNGSYAYLMPGFQTGYSSYFPLNTAGVDGQYVGHQVYPPGSIFQQPIGSPGYFSSSLPYGEFLPSTYSWDLSSTTQDRSQGDGRNEFSGKPNGRTNLSTQNHAGGIVSKSPHAANLTNQLEAKGSTPSLDVLSTHVKPKQVNKAPFSALHSETMAKGCLPVIKFPTYNQGKSGYLYPNNLLNVKASTKSWVSTDKLKLRSKVNGSLNEQNQGPRTTNVKGSSVSVGAGSGNASSKIRIDLYNSPEFVTKYDHALFFVIKSYSEDDVHKSIKYNVWASTPNGNKRLDGAFQDAQKRMEEKASKCPVFLFFSVNASGQFCGVAEMTGRVDFNKSMDFWQQDKWNGYFPVKWHIIKDVPNPQLRHIILENNDHKPVTNSRDTQEVSFAQGIEILNIFKNYIARTSILDDFEFYESRQKVMQEKKMRQSVPHANMQHVDELTTTLESLDISNVKNSNMMEDPKLVEKVKD; translated from the exons ATGGCTGCTCAATTGCAGAAAC CTGCGGATGAACTTGTTAGGAAGAAGCCTCATGGTGATTCTTCAACGGTTGAACTCAATAATTCCAAAATG GTTCCTTCAAAGGGTGGAAGCTCTCCATCAGATGCAAGATCATGTGTGTCATCTGTAGGAGATGCATCTGGGAGTGGTAAAGAAGGAGATGTGGATCATGAGTACCTTGCCATGGATCAGAGTGTTCCTTTTCCTGGTGGTGGCTATTATGGCTACTACTATCCAG GTTATGGTGGTTTCTTTGGAGAGCCAGATAATCAAGGATACTATGTTGGTGCTGATGCAGTTGATCTTCAGTATCCT gttGTGCCAGCAGATAATGGATCTTATGCCTATCTCATGCCAGGATTTCAGACTGGCTACTCTTCATATTTTCCTCTGAATACAGCTGGCGTCGACGGGCAGTATGTTGGCCATCAAGTGTATCCCCCTGGCTCCATATTCCAACAACCAATTGGTTCACCTGGGTACTTCTCGTCTTCTCTACCTTATGGGGAGTTTCTGCCGTCAACATATTCGTGGGATTTGTCGTCAACCACACAAGATCGGTCACAAGGTGATGGCCGTAATGAGTTCTCCGGGAAACCAAATGGTAGAACAAATTTGTCTACACAGAATCATGCGGGTGGTATAGTGTCAAAGTCCCCACATGCAGCTAACTTAACCAATCAATTGGAAGCAAAGGGTTCAACCCCATCGTTGGATGTCTTGTCAACTCATGTTAAGCCAAAACAAGTTAACAAG GCACCGTTTTCGGCCCTCCATTCAGAAACAATGGCAAAGGGTTGTTTGCCTGTCATCAAATTTCCAACATACAATCAAGGGAAGAGTGGATACCTCTATCCGAATAACTTGCTTAACGTGAAAGCATCTACAAAGAGTTGGGTTAGTACTGACAAGTTAAAACTGCGGAGCAAGGTTAATGGTTCGCTCAATGAGCAAAATCAGGGTCCTAGAACGACTAATGTGAAAGGTTCATCTGTATCTGTGGGAGCTGGGAGTGGAAATGCTAGTAGCAAAATCAGGATAGATCTATATAACAGTCCTGAATTTGTGACCAAATATGATCATGCACTTTTCTTCGTCATCAAATCGTACAGCGAAGATGATGTCCATAAGAGCATCAAGTACAATGTGTGGGCAAGTACTCCTAACGGGAATAAGAGGTTGGATGGTGCATTTCAGGATGCACAAAAGCGGATGGAAGAGAAAGCAAGCAAGTGCCCCGTATTCCTTTTCTTTTCG GTCAATGCCAGTGGTCAATTTTGTGGAGTAGCCGAGATGACCGGGCGAGTTGATTTCAATAAAAGTATGGATTTCTGGCAACAAGACAAATGGAATGGATACTTCCCTGTCAAATGGCACATCATAAAGGATGTTCCAAATCCTCAGCTACGACATATAATCCTAGAGAATAACGATCATAAGCCAGTAACAAATAGTCGAGACACACAAGAG GTGAGTTTTGCGCAAGGTATCGAAATTCTCAACATCTTTAAGAACTATATAGCAAGAACATCCATATTGGACGACTTTGAATTCTATGAGAGCCGCCAGAAGGTCATGCAGGAAAAGAAAATGAGGCAGTCTGTGCCCCACGCCAACATGCAG CATGTAGATGAATTAACAACTACACTTGAGTCATTAGACATATCAAATGTGAAGAACAGCAACATGATGGAGGATCCGAAGTTGGTTGAGAAAGTGAAAGACTGA